The following coding sequences are from one Nicotiana tabacum cultivar K326 chromosome 1, ASM71507v2, whole genome shotgun sequence window:
- the LOC107778530 gene encoding UDP-N-acetylmuramoyl-L-alanyl-D-glutamate--2,6-diaminopimelate ligase MurE homolog, chloroplastic, whose protein sequence is MPFTLLSLPPFPSLLHHTPPPLQFKPFTSLHHLRLKYPTTVSAIGADGKYYPNPSDDDPPEAPEDSMHGVNKFQQIQRQAAKAKKQQEELFIKEQSIFVNALADVEDAPDNPLINDNDNSGDDLFGEIDKAIALKRKEFVKQGLLKPNPPKNSTLVESEVENVDELEPEEVVDLEEIDGLSGLAEIEESDEEKSDFEVSDDMGKSEFSDLSSFDIDFDEFGKTKPRIVEPKFRMSLAELLDESRVVPLSVYGDIEVGISGVQHDSRLVESGDLFVCCVGRKTDGHLYFSEADKRGAVAVVASKEIDIEETLGCKALVIVEDTNAVLAVLAASFYRHPSKSMSLIGITGTNGKTTTSYLIKAMYEAMGLRTGMLSTVGYYIYGDNKLESPHTTPDAVLVQKLMAKMVHNGTEALVMEASSHGLALGRCDEVDFDIAVFTNLTRDHLDFHGTEEEYRDAKAKLFARMVDPARHRKIVNIDDPNAAFFLAQGNPDVPIVTFAMENKSADVHPLKFQLSLFETQVLVNTPQGILEISSGLLGRHNIYNILAAVAVGIAVGAPLEDIVKGIEEVDAVPGRCELIDEEQAFGVIVDYAHTPDALSRLLDYVRELGPRRVITVFGCAGEGDRGKRPIMAKIATDKSDVTILTSDNPKTEDPLDILDDMLAGVGWTMQDYLKHGENDYYPPLPNGHRLFLHDIRRVAVRCAVAMGEEGDIVVVAGKGHETYQIEGDKKEFFDDREECREALQYIDELHQAGIDTSEFPWRLPESH, encoded by the exons ATGCCGTTCACCCTTTTATCTCTTCCACCTTTCCCTTCACTTCTCCACCATACCCCACCACCACTCCAATTCAAACCCTTCACTTCCCTCCACCATCTCCGCCTCAAGTACCCCACCACCGTCTCCGCCATTGGCGCCGACGGAAAATACTACCCCAACCCTTCAGATGATGATCCACCTGAAGCACCAGAAGATTCAATGCATGGTGTTAACAAATTCCAGCAAATTCAACGCCAAGCAGCTAAAGCAAAAAAGCAACAAGAAGAGCTTTTTATAAAAGAACAGTCCATTTTTGTAAATGCATTAGCTGACGTGGAAGATGCACCAGATAATCCTTTAATTAATGATAATGACAATTCTGGGGATGATTTATTTGGTGAAATTGATAAAGCTATTGCCTTGAAAAGAAAAGAGTTTGTTAAACAAGGCCTGTTAAAGCCTAACCCTCCCAAGAACTCAACTTTAGTTGAATCTGAAGTTGAAAATGTTGATGAATTAGAGCCTGAAGAAGTTGTTGATTTAGAGGAGATTGATGGACTTAGTGGTTTGGCTGAAATTGAAGAAAGTgatgaagaaaaatcagattttgagGTAAGTGATGATATGGGTAAGAGTGAGTTTTCTGATTTATCTTCgtttgatattgattttgatgagTTTGGTAAAACTAAGCCAAGAATTGTGGAACCTAAGTTTAGGATGAGCTTAGCTGAGCTTTTAGACGAGAGTAGGGTAGTGCCACTGTCTGTGTATGGAGATATAGAGGTTGGGATTAGTGGTGTACAACATGATTCACGGTTGGTTGAGAGTGGTGATTTGTTTGTGTGTTGTGTTGGGAGGAAAACTGATGGACATTTATATTTCTCCGAGGCTGATAAGAGAGGGGCTGTTGCTGTTGTAGCTAGTAAAGAGATTGATATTGAGGAAACTTTGGGGTGTAAAGCATTGGTTATTGTGGAGGACACGAATGCAGTGCTTGCAGTGTTAGCTGCTTCATTTTATAGGCATCCGTCTAAGAGTATGTCTTTGATTGGGATTACAGGAACTAATGGAAAGACTACAACATCTTACTTAATAAAGGCGATGTATGAAGCAATGGGGTTAAGGACGGGCATGTTGAGTACAGTAGGGTATTATATTTATGGGGATAACAAGTTGGAGTCTCCTCATACGACCCCCGATGCAGTTTTGGTTCAGAAACTGATGGCGAAGATGGTTCATAACGGGACTGAGGCTTTGGTAATGGAGGCTTCTTCTCATGGATTGGCATTAGGTCGGTGTGATGAGGTTGATTTTGACATTGCAGTTTTTACAAACTTGACGCGGGATCATTTGGATTTTCATGGGACTGAGGAGGAGTATAGGGATGCTAAAGCTAAGCTGTTTGCTAGGATGGTGGACCCTGCACGACACCGCAAGATTGTGAATATTGATGACCCTAATGCAGCTTTCTTTTTAGCTCAAGGAAACCCAGATGTGCCTATTGTGACTTTTGCAATGGAGAATAAGAGTGCTGATGTTCATCCCTTAAAGTTTCAATTATCTCTCTTTGAGACTCAAGTATTGGTCAACACACCTCAAGGCATTTTGGAAATATCTTCTGGCTTGCTTGGAAGGCATAATATCTATAACATTCTTGCAGCAGTCGCCGTTGGAATTGCGGTTGGGGCACCTTTGGAGGACATTGTCAAAGGTATTGAAGAGGTTGATGCAGTCCCTGGTCGATGTGAATTGATAGATGAGGAACAGGCTTTCGGAGTAATTGTAGACTATGCTCATACCCCTGATGCTTTATCTAGACTTCTTGATTATGTGAGAGAGCTTGGTCCTAGGAGGGTTATAACTG TTTTTGGTTGTGCTGGAGAGGGCGACAGAGGGAAGAGGCCCATAATGGCAAAGATTGCGACAGATAAAAGTGATGTGACGATTCTGACATCTGACAATCCAAAGACTGAGGATCCTT TGGACATCTTGGATGATATGTTGGCTGGTGTGGGATGGACAATGCAGGACTACTTGAAACACGGAGAGAATGATTATTATCCTCCTCTCCCCAATGGCCATAGACTCTTCCTACATGATATCAGACGTGTGGCTGTGCGCTGTGCCGTTGCCATGGGTGAGGAAGGTGATATAGTT GTGGTTGCTGGCAAAGGCCATGAAACATACCAAATAGAAGGTGACAAGAAGGAATTTTTTGATGACCGAGAGGAATGTAGAGAAGCTTTACAGTACATTGATGAACTTCACCAAGCTGGAATTGACACAAGTGAATTTCCATGGCG GTTACCAGAGAGTCATTGA